The Opisthocomus hoazin isolate bOpiHoa1 chromosome 9, bOpiHoa1.hap1, whole genome shotgun sequence genomic sequence gctttttcttggtttttttttttctaatgtaagtGCATTTGCCCCATCTCCTTTTTCACTTCACCCTGCTTGGCTTGTTTTTGCCCCCTTGAGCCATGCCTAGCACAAAGGCAATGGGCCAAAGCTGGGCGTGTAGCTGGAGGGCATGGTGAGGATCAGACAGCCCGTGACCCCAGTCGTGCCAGGCACCGCAGAAAATCCTGGCCCAGCCAGATGGACACGAGGGTCTTGGTGCCTGGGAGTGTGCGGGGATCAGATGTGTGGTCAGATCCAGACCATGCAGCCCCCAGCCTCACCCGCGGCTGGGTGTGGGGTGCCCTGCTCCTGTGCATCGCGGGGTTATCCAGGCTCTGCAGCCCACTCTGTTCCCAACCACGTGCCAGGGACAGGGGTGAAACCCCTTGCTGCTGTGAAGATCAGCTGCTGCCTGGGCCTGTCCTTGTGCTCACGTGGATAAGCTATTCAGTCGGAGGCTTCTGCCACTTCTGCCAGCCTCTGACTCTGTTGATTTAAAATCTGCAAGCACCTCAGTTTTGCCTGGGTTttggctggggcagcagccccGGCGTCAGCGCAGGCGAGCGCTCCTCTGGGGTGGTGCCCGGGATGCACTGCCTGCATCTATCGCATCGCTGAATCCGGCCCAAAGTCACTGCCCTGCTTGAATGAAAGTCACGCTGACTTTGCTGTTTCTCACTTCTCTTTCCTGCTACGCCAACCGAAAGCACCCAGATGACTTTGCCTCCCTGGATACTCTCCAGCTCCTAGAAGGCAGAGTTCTGGAAAAGCCAGCTGGGATGAGAACGGAGCGGATTAGGAAAGAGATGGCCAGGGGACTGAGACCGTGGCCATCAAGGCAAACATGAGAAGCATCAAAAACGCGAGGGTGTGGAGAAATTTGCTGTCCAGGGAAGTCAGGAAAGCCGGGCAGGGCCGTTCAGATGAGACAGCCGGACCGGGGGTAAAAGAGCAAATGTGGATTTTAAAAATGGGTGTCCTGCTCAGGTGATGTCCTCAGCTTCCACCAGCCCCCACCACTCCGGGGTCCCCACCCTGGTGCAGCCCTCCCAGGGGTGAGCAAACCCACTGGTCCCACTGGTCCCCTTTTTTGGGGGGCTGCACCAACCCTGTCGTCATGCCCAGAAATGGGGAGCTTGGCCACGGCCGTGGCTGTTGTGTCTCCTGGGAGTGGGCAGGCAGAGGAAGGTGGCATGGAAATGGCGCCCAcgagcctgcctggctgtgctcaggTGCTTCTCACCCCATCCCACCGGCTCGagctcctgctccctccctgctgcatcTCCACAAGGCTGCCCTGGATCGGGGACCTTCCCTCTGGGCGCAGGGAGAAGGGGAGTGGAGGTGGCTGGCTGTGTCGAGGGGAGCAGAGGGCATGTGGCTCGCCGAGCACAGCACTCCACAGCTCAAATATAGCCAAGAACACGATTTTGCAGTATGTAATTGCCAGTTTTGAGGAGGCCGTTAAAGGGTTTGCATCCTCCTGAGGAAATCAAAAGCTGAAATGTTGCGCAGCCCTGAAAAAAAGACCTCTCTTAATATGAGGTTTGCATAATAATATAGCACGAGTTTATGATGCAATTCTATTGTCTTCCTAAGAGATCGGGTAACCAGGATAAAAAAACCTGGTCCATTGGGCTCCTTCGCTCACCCGAAAGCTCTTTTCTCAGAAAGCCTCGAGAGTATTTCAAGAACACGTTTGTGATGCTGGAAAGCTAAAAACAGCATCACAACACAGCGATCTCTGGAATTTATAAAGAAATAAGGGTCTTCTTGAGACACGCTCCAGGTGCCCGTGCTGGGTTTGAAGGTGGTGTGAGCCAGGCCGGCAGATGGGTGCACCAGGACTTGGGGCAGACCCAGGAGAGACGGGCAGGGAGAAGAGGGCAGGGTGCTGTGGCTGAAGGTGTGCGCCCTGTGAGGCAGCAGTGGGTGACAGGCTGCccctcttcagctgctgccaggcggCCGGCTTCGCTGCTTTGAGTAGGGGAGTGATGGTGGCAGCGCTGGGACGAGGTGCGTCAGCACAGCATCCtctctgctgccagcgctgtggtgggctgctgcccagctctgcatGGCCTCCTGTAAGGGCGTTAGGGAGGTGTAAGTCCTTCTCACCGTGTATCCTGGTGTCACAGGTGAGGGACATACGTGCTGTGAAGACAGGAGCTGTGTTCCCCTGGCTCCAGAGTCCCGGCCAGCGTGCGGGTTCctctcctttcccagcacagcGGCATCCCCATCCAGCGGTGGGCACAGAGCGGGCTGCGAGCTGGCAGCTCTGGGTGCTCCTTGTCCCCACGTCAGCTGCAAGAACCGGGGAAAGGAAACCAAGGCGCTGAGGCGCGGCTCGGTCCTGGTGGCATCTCCCCGGCTTCCCGGCCGGCGGGCTGCCGTCCCTGTGAGGCAGCCTGTGGCTCCATCTAGTGCCCACGCCAGCCGGGCTGGGCCAGCCCCGCACCCATCGCTGGGCAGAGGGGCCAAATGGGAGCCCCCCCGGCAGCTGCCCCCGGCAtccagggagaaaaaaaccaaccccaacaaCGGGGAATACCCCAGGGATTCGCCCGAGGACATCACCAAGGGCTGCCCGACCGCAGCGGACGCTTCTCCCACCCCTTGGCAGGGAGATGCCCCTTGGCACAGGAGCTGCCCTTGGCGTTTCACCCGTCCTAGAGCTCACCCAGACCCGGCCCGGGAGGGAATGACCCGCTCTGGGGGGGGGAATGACCCGCTCTGGGGGGGGGGTCTTCTCGGgaaggacccacagaggtcccttccaaccccttacgTTCTGTGAGGCTGGGAACGGCCCGTCTCCGCGCCCAGCCTCCCCAGCCTGCGGGGTAAGGAGCCACTGGGGAGGTCTGCCAGGCTTCCCGGCTGGGGGGTGCGGGAGGCGAGGAGGATCTCCCACGGCAGGGGGGGTCCGAAAGGCCCCGCGGAggttccccctcctcctcccgcacACACAGCGAGCGGGAACCGGACGGTGTCCGCGGCCAGGACGGGGACGTGGGTGCCCACCGCcccgggggtgggggagagcaccccctcttcccctcctcgGGCAGAGCGCTGAGTCACCCCCGCtgtcccctcccgctgcccccccgccggGCAGCTGTCTCGGCagggggccaggggctgccccgggccggggccgtgcTGGCGGCACCGAGAGGTCGCTGCCCCCCCCGCGGGCCGCGGGGACGTGGATGAGGGAGGGGGCTGGGCAGCGGCGAGGCCCCGCCTCCCCATGACCTCACCCGCCTGGGCAGTGAGCGCGTGACGTCAGGAGGCGGCGGCGCCGTGGATTGGCTGCAGCGGCCGCTCGTCGGGCAGCGGATCCCGCCCTCAGGCCCCGCGGCGGCCcgggtccggggggggggtggggaggaggcgcGACTCCGGCCgcgggcggcccggggcgggcggggagggctcGGCTGCGGCACTCAGGTGGGCACCGGGgcgagggggggcggggggtgggtgtgtgtgcggggggagcggggccggcgcggtgcGGAGCGGTGCGGTCCCTTCCCGCGctgccgcccccgcccctcccggtgGTCCGGACCGGCTGGCCACAGCCCAGAGCCGCGCACcgtggggcggcggggggggggaacggaTGCGGAAACTTCCAGCAGCAGCGCCGGGGAGTGCCGTGTTTAcggcccggggctgcgcggggcggtccccggcgccgccccgccgccgcgctcccagTGCCGTACTGGTGCCAGCGCCGCCCTCCCCGTCAGCTGGTGCGACCGGGAagcgcggggggggcgggtgACAGGGGAGGGGGGTtcggcaccccggggtgggggggggctggatcGGCCGGTTGAAGTGCCCCGAGGTgcccgggggcgggggaggggtcCCCACTGAGCCCGTAATCCGCTCCAGCCGCTAAGCACCTTAGcgggctgctctgtctgccccccaccccgaccCCCGCCCAGGGGCAGAGCCCCCTCGGGGGAACGGAGGGAgagctggggggcagcggggatcCCCGTCCCCTTCGTGGGCAAGCCGGCGCAATGCAGGTGGGACAGCGGCGAGGGGTcccgggctggggctgtgcgTGCACCCGGGTGGCTGGGGAGCCAAGCGTGGGGGTTGCTGCTGAGCCCCCCTCGGGGGGGACCCGTGAGGTGCTCAGGGTGCtcggggaggggagagcagcccACCCAGTGCTGCCAGGCCGCGCCTGCGGACCCCCGACGTGGCCTTTCCCCCTCCGCAGTGACCCCGCGGGACAGCTGCGCGTCATGGTGGACTACTACGAAGCGCTGGGGGTGAGCCGCAATGCCACCGCCGACGACATCAAGAAGGCGTAAGTGCGTTGGCGGGCGTGCCCCCTGCCCACCAGGCagggggagcagccccagcccccccagccctgccctggtgcCAGTGAGCCGCAGGCTGGGGCTCCCCGCGGGGCCGGTGGGGACAGGGCCCAGCTCCAGAGGTGACAATCCAGGCTTTGTTCCCTTTGTGCGGAGGCCAGCGCGGGGCCGGGCTTCGCTGCTGCGCAAAGGCATCTCTTGGTGGGGTTTGGTCCCTTTGTCCCCgggctggggacagaggtggGCGGTGGGTCCCGCTGGTGTTTGGAGGTGTCCCCCCTGTCTGGCAGAGGGTGTGGGGgacggcagggagctggggcgcGGGGGCTGGGACGGGGTCAGGGTCaggaggctggagctggctgggcaAGGGGCAGCCTGTCCCCCAGCGCGGGGACCGGGCCCCGTTGGCAGGTCCCGTGCTGCACCCCAGGTGTTgtcggggagccccgggggcggAAGGGGCCTCCCGAAGCTCCTTCCCGGCACCCTGCCGAGGTCTCGCTGCGCTCATCGCCCAGGGAAGAGGTGCAGGCTGGTAGCTTGCCTGGAGGGGACGGAGGCGGGGGACAGAGGTCCCTGCTGGAGGGCTTCCTAAGAATGGGTGAGAGAAGCCGAGTGGCCTGGGCTAACCCCAGCTAGCTGCAGTGGGAGGAGAGGGCTGCTTCCTCTCGCCTGGCCCCAGTAGCTCCCCAGCAACCCCTGGtgcttgcacaggcacagtgGAGCCCGGGGAGGCTCCGGAGCAAACCTGTGAGCATCGTCCGGAGATGCTGGTGATGGCAGCTGGGGCGGGCGCAGGCTGCACTGCTGGGGTCATGCTGCAGATGTTTTCTTGGGAGGCAGAACCAGTTGGGGAAGCTCCTGTTTCATGCCTGGGGCTGTAGGGTGCTGGGTGAAGGGGGTTTGGggtgcccctgcccacagggTGGGAGATGTGCGCTCGGAGGAGGGTCCCTGGGCGCAGGAGTCCCCGCCGGCCGAGGGCTGCTGCGTCCCCATCGCTGCCCGTCCGTGTAGGTACAGGAAGGCTGCGCTGAAATGGCACCCGGATAAAAACCCGGACAACAAGGAGTACGCCGAGCAGAGATTCAAGGAGATCGCCGAGGCGTATGAAGTGCTGTCAGACAGTAAGAGGCCACGGTGCTGTCTTGCGTGTCCCCCGTGCCCTTGGGGCTGCTGGGCCTATGCGGGTGGCATCCCTGGATGTCCTCGGGAGGCAGCAGGTCCCTCCAGGTTTACTGCCCAGCTTGTGGGGCTTGCTTACCTCCCCACGCATCCCCCAGAACggctcgtgggagagatgctgggGAGCTGGCTTCTGGACTGAGGTCTCCCCAGCGAGGCTGAGGGTTGCGCATCCTTTCCTGGTGCCCTGACCTGGGTTTGGGagcagtgccggggggggggggggtgtgctctCGCCACCCCCCTTCTCCTGCTTCCTGCTGTTCTGCACCTCCCTTGGCCGGGGGAAGCATCGGtgctcctgcccctgcctggCAGCCAGCTTCACCGCAgctccctcccttctccttccagaGCAGAAGCGTGATGTCTATGACCGTTACGGCAAGGACGGACTCATGGGGGCAGGTGAGTGGGCAAGCGGGGCCATGGGGGGCTAGAGCGGCTCTGGATATGGCCTCATCCGAAGACCTGCTGTGGGTCTGTGCCCCCTGGGGCTCCACGCCTTTGGGGGGTTCCCACCCAGGGATCCACTTAACTCTGAGCCTCTTCCTTCCGGTAGGACCGGCGGGCTCCAGGGCTGATGCCGGGGCCCCCGAATTCACCTTCACCTTCCGCAGCGCTCACGATGTCTTCCGGGAGTTCTTCGGTGGGCGAGATCCCTTCGCCGACTTCTTTGGTGCGTGTGGGACAGGGGAGGTCGGCAGCCAGCTCTGGGGCACCTCTCTGGCCCTGGGGCAGCCGGTGGGCTCGGGGACGGGGTGTGCAGCCGGCCCCGGTGCAGGGTCTCCATGGCAGTGCCGTGCTCCTGGCTTGCCAAGCCGCAGGAGCAATGCTGAGGGGGGAACCCTGCCTTCCAGATGAGATGCTGCCCTTCTCTGAGCTGCGAGGACCTGGCCCCCGGCACCACAGGGGAGGCCacttcttttcccccttcccagGATCCTCAGGTAGGAGATGTTGGCAGTCCCTACCCGACAGGAGTCCCGGACACCGTGTCCCCCTGCGCAGGGTCCGTCCCCTGCCTTCCTCGCGCCCCTGGCACTGACCTTCTCGCTCCCTTCTCCAGATTTCTTCGCCTCATCGTTCAGCTCCGGCGCCGATGCAGGGCTGGGCTTCCGCTCCGTCTCCACCTCCACCACATTCGTTAATGGCAGGCGCATCACCACCAAGCGGTGAGGGCAATGCCGGCCCACCTCATCCCCTCGGACCCTGCAGCTTGTCTGGCTGCCCAGCCCTTGAccgtccatccgtccgtctgTCTGCAGGATTATCGAGAACGGCAGGGAGCGGGTGGAAGTGGAGGAGGACGGGGAGCTGAAGTCGATCCACATCGATGGTGAGAAGTGGCAACCGCAGACTGACTTGTTGGGGTCTGGCAGTGCCGCCTCCCAGCGCCCTTCCCGTCTGGGGACTCCTCTCCTCCTTTGGGGTGGCCCGGGGGGTGCTGCATCCAGGCCCGTGCCAGCTCCAGGGAGCTCGAGCAGATGTGACCGCCCTGTCCCTTGCCCCTGTCTCCGCAGGCGTCCCCGACGACATggcgctggggctggagctgagcCGGCGTGAGCAGCAGGCCATCCCCAGCCAGCGgcccccctcgcccccgccgcccgccccgcaccaGCCCCCGAGCTCCTCGCCCGTCTGCCTCTACACGGACAgcgaggacgaggacgaggactTGCAGCTGGCCATGGCCTACAGCCTCTCCGAGATGGAGGCAGCAGGGCACCACCGAGCAGGTGGGCATGGCCCCGgcgccccggggagcagccccggcacCCCGTCATCCGCCCGCAGAGCCCGCGGTCCCCGGGGGCGGCCGGAGTGGGAGCCGCCGGGGGCCGGCAGCCCTGCGGCAGCGCGGCACGAGCCTGCCCCCAAAGCAAAGCAGTGGCACTGCCCCCTGCTCTGAGCGTGGGGCTGGGGTTGTGCCCCCcaaagcggggctgggggggctcgctGCCTGTGGCTGGGCTCCTGCCTCCCCCAGCAAGGGAGGGGGTCTCTCCTGCCCTGCCTCCTGGCTGCTGCTCAGGGCGATGGGCGACTGGGGGGACACCGGTGCGGGGGGGTGGTGCCAGGGTTGGGGGTCGTGGCTGGAAGaggggcagctccctgccctggctCCGGGGAGCGCGGGGTGCCCACGGGCTCGGCCTGCTCCGCTCTCCCTGCCTACCCTGGAGCCTGGCGGGGCTCTGGCCACTGCCTGCGCCTGCccaggctgggggtcctgggtcgGGCTCTCCCTCCTCACACAGAGGGGTGCGTGCATGGGATCTGCTTGGTGCCTCGTCTGTCTCTTCCCCTCTGGATGCTGTCGCTCCTGCCTGTgtaccctcctcctcctcctctgtgcccCCCATCGCAGACCCTGCCTGGTCCCCCCTTCCCTGCGCCTTGGCGGGGGGGCACGGTCCCTCCCTGCCTCCGGCAGCAGCAGTGACCCTCAGTGATGCTCACAGGCGTTCCCACCCTTGCCATCACCCGTGGTCCTGCCTTGGCTCTGTTCCTCCTCCTGGgacctccctccctgcccctccctaGCCCTGGGCCGAGGAGGGTTTCACGGGTGCCgttgtgtccccccccaccctccgCTTGTCTCCCCAGGTGTGTTCTGAGGCTGCTGTGCCCGGGGACCGCGCACGCCCGCTCGCCCACGGAGGCTCTCCCAGCCAGGACTCCGCTTTGTCCCTGCACGGccaccccctgccacccccttcccccagcacCCTCTGGCTCCGTGGGACGTGTTGGGGGGGGCACGACAGGGCTTGTGGCCGAGCAGCACCTGGGGCTTGGGGGGTGCCCGGTGGGAGATGCCCTGGGCAGCACAAGGTGgtggggagggtggtggtggggctggagggagggggctgTAGATTAGGCTGCTGGGGGGTGCTGGCAGCGGGCAGTGAGGGGCAGCACAGCTGGGCTCGGCCAGtagggctgagctctgccccccccccgctctcgcTTCCCCCCCAATTCCCTTTTGCTGACAGCTGTCAATAAATCAGTTTGCAGTAGCTGCAGGCTGCGGGGTGTCtctgggctggggacaggaggGTAGAGGGGGCTCAGTCCCAGCTGTGCCTGTCTGGTGGTTGTAGGGTGCaggctgtgcagctgcagggactggggggggatgcgctgtgcccccccccccatacacacAGTCAGAGGCCAGGCCTGGCTGCAGCTGCACGAACGCGACACGAGAACTTTATTCACATCAAGATACAAAATTATATTTCTCTAgaaatttctcttctgcttgaGTGACGAGGCAGGGAGCACACGGAGGGGACCTGGGGCTCGGCCAGGCCCCCCTGCACCCAGCGCTCCCCCCCCTGTGGGGGACCCCTGCCTGGTCCTGTCCCCTACTCTGGTGCAGGGTGGGGTCTGACGCAGGACTGACAGGTTGGGGTGCGGGAGGGCAGCTGAGGGTCTCCCCAAAGCCAGCTCCCAGTAGCATCACCTGGTCCCCTTCTGCACAGGGGACAGGGCACACGAGCCCCCTACCCTCTGCAGTGGCAGGGGGTGCGACAGGGCTCCGTGTCCTggatgcagaggggctgagccgtgtgtccctggggagaggggcttggggggggggggaacagagccagcagcacagacagcattTTACAGGGAGAGCAGCCCCACGGGCAGGGCGAGGAGAGCGCGCGAAGCTGGGTGGGGGGCATGGGGGAGACGAGAGGGGAGGGCTCCTCGCCATCACTGCGGCAGGGCCTTCAGGATGGCGTTCACTTCCTCGGCCACGGCGGTCAGCGCGAACTCAAACTGGTCCTGGGGGAGCAAAGGAGGGGGCGTgagggcccccccagcccagcccccggggctgtgtgtgctcagggagggagaggagccccGGTATAGGGGGTACCTTGGTCTGCACCATGCCGGGTCGCTGGTCTCGGATGTGCTCCAGCGTAGCAGCTATGTCTATCTCCTTCACCCCTGGGGCGGAGCGGGAGAAGGGCACAGGGAGGGGTCCGTGGGCTGAGCCCactgccccgcgccccccgggcagggcagaAGTGGTGCCGACCCATGCCTACCTTTGGCCATTCGGTTCAGGACCATGTCGACGAGGATGTACGTCCCGGTCCTGCCGGCACCGTCACTGCAAGACCCAGATGCTTGGACCAAGGGGACGGGCTCCGGGCACTGGTCCTTGCCAGCAGGTCCCAGCCTTGAAGCCGCCCACCCAGCCCGccccccacctccatccccagtGGTACCTGCAGTGCACAATAATAGGGCAGGAGCGACCCCGGTAGCACTTGTTCACCTTCCTGCAAGGACAAGGAGTAGGTCAGGGTGGTGCCATGCTGGGGACAAGGCTGCACTGGGTGGCCCTCGCTGTGCCCAGCTGAgaggggcagtgggcaccccaTGATGTGGCCCTGGGGGTCCGGTGCATggctcctcctgcctcccccgtGGTGCTGGGCACAGGACGGGGACCACAGACAGAAAgtggctggggcagggagaggagcccaGCTCCTGGGGTGCCCAGCCCAGGGAgaggagcagtggcaggaggccGAGGGGAGCAGCTCTGGTCCGGTGGGGCGCGAAGCTGGGGGCCAGGCGCCGGCGGGGCTCCCGGCATGCTCCATgcagcaggcacagctgccaACGATCACTTTTGTGACTATGCAACTGGAGCCAGATTACTAGCTGCAAATCACAAAAATGACGCCGGCAGCTgcgagagagagacagagacagacagagagacagagagagcgTGAGCGAGGTGGAGGGGAGGGTGACGTGCTCGGGGACCTCCCCGCTGCCCTAAGCAGTGTCCCTGGCCCCACACGGCCTGGGGACAGAGACGAGCCAGCCCCCAGCAGGcatccaccaccaccctgggagCCTGAGACCCCAGCAGACACAGCCTGCTAACCTCCTGGGTGCAGTCCCAGCCCCGTAACCCCTCACCCCGGGCTAGGTGGGGACCCACTGCTGGCTGTAGGGCATGGGGAGCAATGGGCCACAGCTGTTCAAGGCTGGCTCTGGGGGTTTCGTCTTCCACCCACAGCTGGGGAGGGTGCCGGGAGGTGCTGTGCCCCATGCCAGCTCCAGGGAAGAGCACCTTCCCACCCTGAAGGCTGGAGAGCCCTGGCAGCTTCAGCTGGAGGCCTCTCGCCTGCCAGGCTCTGCTGAGCCTCATCCCAAGCTGGCCAGAACCCGGTTCTTCTGCTCCTCCTCATGcacggcagccccctgcccccctcaAGCTGGTCCATGCCCCAGCCCTGACCCTCATCACACCGGCAGCGATGTCCTCACCCATCAGTCCCCCGCGGTCGGGACCACCGCCGGCTCCCCGGGGCTGGCACACGCCAGGTGGGCACTC encodes the following:
- the DNAJB2 gene encoding dnaJ homolog subfamily B member 2 isoform X1 translates to MVDYYEALGVSRNATADDIKKAYRKAALKWHPDKNPDNKEYAEQRFKEIAEAYEVLSDKQKRDVYDRYGKDGLMGAGPAGSRADAGAPEFTFTFRSAHDVFREFFGGRDPFADFFDEMLPFSELRGPGPRHHRGGHFFSPFPGSSDFFASSFSSGADAGLGFRSVSTSTTFVNGRRITTKRIIENGRERVEVEEDGELKSIHIDGVPDDMALGLELSRREQQAIPSQRPPSPPPPAPHQPPSSSPVCLYTDSEDEDEDLQLAMAYSLSEMEAAGHHRAGVF
- the DNAJB2 gene encoding dnaJ homolog subfamily B member 2 isoform X2 — its product is MVDYYEALGVSRNATADDIKKAYRKAALKWHPDKNPDNKEYAEQRFKEIAEAYEVLSDKQKRDVYDRYGKDGLMGAGPAGSRADAGAPEFTFTFRSAHDVFREFFGGRDPFADFFDEMLPFSELRGPGPRHHRGGHFFSPFPGSSDFFASSFSSGADAGLGFRSVSTSTTFVNGRRITTKRIIENGRERVEVEEDGELKSIHIDGVPDDMALGLELSRREQQAIPSQRPPSPPPPAPHQPPSSSPVCLYTDSEDEDEDLQLAMAYSLSEMEAAGHHRAGGHGPGAPGSSPGTPSSARRARGPRGRPEWEPPGAGSPAAARHEPAPKAKQWHCPLL